The following coding sequences lie in one Desulfobotulus pelophilus genomic window:
- a CDS encoding DUF4405 domain-containing protein has protein sequence MKQFSIKKWTSLTLCFTFVIAAFSGIILAVMPHGRQIHWMGWQLMGVEREGWQALHVAFSLLILAAGLLHLLAYNWKLFLTYFKNREKKKGLSREFYGASLVAVVFLVSSVTFTPPVSWLMNAVDHVKDAWVTEDTRPPFPRADSMSLQDVCRMEGLSLALAVERIRAKGMEFRRPDQTLASIARANELSARDVYLVIKEE, from the coding sequence ATGAAACAATTCAGTATAAAAAAATGGACCAGTCTGACTCTCTGTTTCACTTTTGTCATTGCCGCATTCAGCGGTATCATTTTGGCTGTCATGCCCCATGGGAGACAAATTCACTGGATGGGCTGGCAGCTTATGGGCGTGGAAAGGGAGGGCTGGCAGGCGTTGCATGTGGCTTTTTCCCTGCTTATTCTGGCTGCCGGCCTGCTGCATCTTCTGGCCTATAACTGGAAACTTTTTCTCACTTATTTTAAAAACAGGGAGAAAAAAAAGGGACTGTCAAGGGAATTTTACGGTGCCAGTCTTGTTGCGGTGGTTTTTCTCGTCTCTTCCGTGACCTTTACGCCTCCCGTTTCCTGGCTTATGAATGCTGTCGACCATGTGAAGGATGCCTGGGTGACGGAAGATACCAGACCACCCTTCCCAAGGGCAGACAGCATGAGCCTGCAGGATGTCTGCCGAATGGAGGGGCTTTCCCTTGCATTGGCCGTAGAGAGAATCCGGGCAAAGGGCATGGAGTTCCGAAGGCCGGATCAGACCCTTGCGTCCATTGCCAGGGCAAACGAACTCAGCGCCAGAGATGTCTATCTTGTGATAAAGGAAGAGTAA
- a CDS encoding putative bifunctional diguanylate cyclase/phosphodiesterase has translation MFKRLRHYLMVGEEYYRQSDPEIWRQSALRILTLSGFCLVGWVGIHSGWQAFSEGLYHIPVIVFCFYSLLAWILLGFRGNSRSGARLFIFVIYLAALCILLFIRIPEVARMGVVFLYMAPLTIRVYFGVRAAIWAMGCNFIPFFIIATKYEFPNIFGVDMTLEDSHLYISSLIFLFFNFCVPLSAFRVYRSLEENALRREQDYEKMRQMKIMYEDIFQNYSSALIQCDRKGRIQRVNREAEILFDGQKYCGISVYGLLDFQRDIRIPLCPGDSCKARFKPSAGDWIEMVAEVVDARQDNLLYALRDVTELKRMMHQLQEVQEQAVFLRGHDHLTGLYNQESFCEAVMQQYGARRVHYLCIRIAHLRYINHKYGNTFGDGVLCHVAAVLRASAAQGSMVYGRLRGSLFIIASESHGDVDFLRRQLPKTITLKEKKIFVEYCFGLAVARGKNAQKGIQRVEMVIQQQNLEDLPVYHEGLVEKQILRRDMEIHLRAAISDHELTTFIQPKVNSLGEIVGGEALVRWLTDRPYASPAQFIPLAEDSGLIYQIDLQVMEDTAILIKNINTCREKPLTISVNLSTLHFLKPGIADHISLVVQRHGIRSEWLQIELTETCLMSAGEVALAELAKLKKNGHSIAMDDFGVGYSSLKLLAELPITTLKLDRSFVSGLPDNPRQTILTQTILTMGRELGFEVVAEGVETRQQLEYLRGKGCDLFQGFFFYRPMPADDFVSLCR, from the coding sequence TTGTTCAAGCGACTGCGTCATTATCTGATGGTGGGAGAAGAGTACTATCGTCAGAGCGACCCGGAAATCTGGCGTCAAAGCGCACTGCGGATTCTTACCCTGAGCGGATTTTGTCTTGTGGGCTGGGTCGGCATCCATAGCGGATGGCAGGCCTTTTCTGAAGGGCTTTACCATATTCCAGTGATTGTTTTCTGCTTTTACAGCCTTCTTGCCTGGATTCTGCTGGGTTTTCGCGGTAACAGCCGTTCCGGAGCCAGGCTTTTTATTTTTGTGATTTATTTGGCAGCTCTCTGCATTCTGCTTTTTATCCGGATTCCGGAAGTTGCAAGGATGGGTGTCGTTTTTCTGTATATGGCTCCCCTGACCATACGGGTTTATTTCGGGGTGCGCGCTGCTATATGGGCTATGGGCTGCAATTTCATTCCTTTTTTCATTATTGCCACAAAATATGAATTTCCTAATATCTTTGGTGTGGACATGACTCTGGAGGATAGTCATCTTTATATATCCTCTCTCATCTTCCTTTTTTTCAATTTCTGTGTGCCCCTTTCCGCCTTCCGGGTGTATCGTTCGCTGGAAGAAAACGCCCTGCGCCGTGAGCAGGACTATGAAAAGATGCGTCAGATGAAGATCATGTATGAAGATATATTTCAAAACTATTCCAGCGCTCTTATCCAGTGCGACAGAAAAGGCAGAATTCAGCGGGTGAACCGTGAAGCCGAAATTCTTTTTGACGGACAGAAATATTGCGGGATCTCCGTATACGGTCTTCTGGACTTTCAGAGAGACATCCGTATCCCCCTGTGCCCCGGTGATAGCTGCAAGGCCCGTTTCAAGCCCTCTGCCGGGGACTGGATTGAGATGGTGGCGGAAGTTGTGGATGCTCGTCAGGACAATCTGCTCTATGCCCTTCGGGATGTGACGGAACTGAAGCGTATGATGCATCAGCTGCAAGAGGTGCAGGAACAGGCCGTTTTCCTGCGTGGCCATGACCATCTTACCGGGCTTTATAATCAGGAGAGCTTTTGTGAGGCGGTGATGCAGCAGTATGGAGCCAGACGTGTTCATTATCTGTGTATCCGGATTGCCCACCTTCGCTATATCAACCATAAATACGGGAATACCTTCGGAGACGGGGTGCTCTGCCATGTGGCCGCAGTTCTGCGAGCCTCCGCCGCACAGGGATCTATGGTGTACGGGCGTCTGCGGGGCAGTCTTTTTATTATTGCCTCTGAAAGCCATGGGGATGTGGATTTTCTTCGCAGGCAACTGCCGAAGACCATTACCCTGAAAGAGAAGAAGATTTTTGTGGAATACTGCTTCGGCCTGGCTGTAGCCAGAGGAAAGAATGCCCAGAAAGGTATACAGCGCGTTGAGATGGTCATCCAGCAGCAGAATCTGGAAGATCTGCCAGTGTATCATGAGGGCCTGGTGGAAAAACAGATCCTTAGAAGGGATATGGAAATTCATCTGCGTGCGGCTATCAGTGACCATGAACTCACAACTTTTATTCAGCCCAAGGTGAACAGTTTGGGTGAGATTGTCGGAGGGGAGGCACTGGTACGCTGGCTGACGGACAGGCCATATGCTTCTCCGGCCCAGTTTATCCCCCTTGCAGAAGACAGCGGCCTCATCTATCAGATCGATCTTCAGGTTATGGAAGATACGGCCATTTTGATTAAAAATATCAATACCTGCCGGGAAAAGCCCCTGACCATCAGTGTGAACCTTTCTACCCTGCATTTTCTCAAACCCGGCATTGCCGACCACATCAGCCTCGTGGTGCAACGCCACGGTATTCGGTCGGAATGGTTGCAGATTGAATTGACCGAGACCTGCCTCATGTCTGCGGGGGAGGTAGCCCTTGCTGAATTGGCTAAACTGAAAAAAAATGGGCACAGCATTGCCATGGATGATTTCGGTGTCGGTTATTCATCTTTGAAATTACTGGCGGAACTTCCCATCACGACCCTGAAGCTGGATCGCAGTTTTGTATCCGGCCTGCCGGATAACCCACGGCAGACCATCCTCACCCAGACCATTCTCACCATGGGACGGGAACTGGGTTTTGAGGTGGTTGCCGAAGGAGTCGAAACCCGTCAGCAGCTGGAATATCTGCGTGGTAAGGGCTGCGATCTTTTTCAGGGGTTCTTTTTTTACCGGCCTATGCCTGCTGATGATTTTGTTTCTCTCTGCCGCTGA
- a CDS encoding peptidylprolyl isomerase, which yields MFRYLICGLLLLCLMAGCNQPVTENTVLIPQDMDQAFLDAYARRMQEGRDTALSAEQVLEHVQNMEALIAEARLRKLHEIPEFRQALHQFQAELFMHTLQPELVREIPRESISDDQVRAFFEEHREQHYSLPDLYTLRIALAEDQEEVLKLTSLMDKKETEETPKGLRFLSPRPLEQFPAPWQEALQEMAEGNTSPVLEHGRGFAVLRLESLEKNRFQDFEERMEYIRNDALYARYRDAWKKAYEDLREIHGIRMDSALSDAFAADFRSSFGKNKEQL from the coding sequence ATGTTTCGTTATCTCATATGCGGTCTGCTGCTCCTCTGCCTGATGGCAGGATGCAACCAGCCTGTCACGGAAAACACAGTTTTGATTCCTCAGGATATGGATCAGGCCTTTCTGGATGCCTATGCCAGACGTATGCAGGAAGGAAGAGACACCGCGCTTTCCGCGGAACAGGTTCTTGAACATGTGCAGAACATGGAGGCCCTGATAGCCGAAGCAAGACTCAGAAAGCTGCACGAAATTCCGGAGTTCCGGCAGGCCCTGCACCAGTTTCAGGCAGAGCTGTTCATGCACACCCTGCAGCCCGAACTTGTCAGGGAAATCCCCAGGGAAAGCATCAGCGATGACCAAGTAAGAGCCTTCTTTGAAGAACACAGGGAACAGCACTACAGCCTTCCGGATCTCTATACCCTGCGCATTGCCCTGGCCGAAGATCAGGAGGAAGTCCTGAAACTGACAAGTCTCATGGATAAAAAAGAGACCGAAGAAACGCCGAAGGGATTGCGATTTCTTTCTCCGAGACCGCTGGAACAGTTTCCCGCACCATGGCAGGAAGCGTTGCAGGAAATGGCGGAGGGAAATACCAGCCCCGTACTGGAACACGGAAGAGGCTTTGCCGTTCTACGGCTGGAATCCCTTGAAAAAAACAGATTTCAGGATTTTGAAGAGCGCATGGAATACATTCGTAACGATGCCCTCTACGCCCGTTACCGGGATGCATGGAAAAAAGCCTATGAGGATCTGAGGGAAATCCACGGTATTCGCATGGACTCCGCTCTTTCTGACGCCTTTGCAGCAGACTTCCGCTCTTCTTTCGGCAAAAACAAAGAACAGCTCTGA
- a CDS encoding type II secretion system F family protein: MQQYECRAMDPGGRMIRMMIQARDTAAAAAEMRARGLSPISVQENQGGAAGFSISQFMPVGTGDKVLLFRMLSTLIKSEVTITEAIRILHDQTDRMNVKKVLGDILIRIEGGAPLSEALSHHARVFPPMIMNLIRAGEMGGMLDIVFDRIADFLEKKSDLRKKMLMSFFYPGMVLLMGIGVVLFMVLFVIPRFMGMIQGKLPPVTQFLMDSTAFLQNHGLNMLMGTGVFIAMLFLFHALPLTRYWMDRYTIKIPVVGPVMKLGIVVGFARTFSLLLESRIPMVEALKATSATLPNTAVHRFLDQVIERVMAGEPLSSTMKNSWFFTPITTSLASIGEHSGLMSETMGTVAEVHEKLLENKIARMSAMVEPLLIITLGGVVGLVVYGLISGMLAMYSGSM, encoded by the coding sequence ATGCAGCAGTATGAGTGCAGGGCCATGGATCCGGGTGGCCGCATGATCCGCATGATGATTCAGGCAAGGGATACGGCCGCCGCCGCCGCAGAAATGCGGGCAAGGGGGCTTTCTCCCATATCGGTTCAGGAGAATCAGGGAGGAGCTGCGGGCTTTTCCATCAGTCAGTTCATGCCCGTTGGCACCGGAGACAAGGTGCTTCTCTTCCGCATGCTCAGCACCCTCATTAAGTCGGAGGTAACCATCACCGAAGCCATCCGCATTCTCCATGACCAGACGGACAGAATGAATGTGAAAAAGGTGCTGGGCGATATTCTCATACGCATCGAAGGGGGGGCTCCCCTGAGTGAAGCCCTTTCCCATCATGCAAGGGTTTTCCCTCCCATGATCATGAACCTGATCCGGGCCGGTGAAATGGGGGGTATGCTGGATATCGTTTTTGACCGCATTGCCGACTTTCTGGAAAAAAAGTCGGATCTTAGAAAAAAAATGCTCATGTCCTTTTTCTATCCCGGCATGGTGCTGCTCATGGGCATTGGCGTGGTGCTGTTCATGGTGCTCTTTGTCATTCCCAGATTCATGGGCATGATTCAGGGCAAACTCCCTCCGGTCACCCAATTTCTCATGGATTCCACAGCTTTTCTTCAGAATCACGGGCTGAATATGCTCATGGGTACAGGGGTTTTCATCGCCATGCTCTTTCTTTTCCATGCCCTGCCCCTCACCCGCTACTGGATGGACCGCTATACCATCAAGATTCCCGTGGTGGGACCGGTGATGAAGCTTGGCATTGTGGTGGGCTTTGCACGGACGTTCAGCCTCCTTCTGGAAAGCCGCATTCCCATGGTGGAGGCTCTTAAAGCCACCAGTGCCACCCTGCCCAATACGGCGGTGCACCGCTTTCTGGATCAGGTAATTGAACGGGTCATGGCCGGAGAGCCCCTTTCCTCCACCATGAAAAACAGCTGGTTTTTTACACCCATCACCACATCTCTTGCCAGCATCGGCGAACATTCCGGCCTGATGAGTGAAACCATGGGGACCGTAGCCGAGGTGCACGAAAAACTGCTGGAAAACAAAATCGCCCGCATGAGTGCCATGGTAGAACCCCTTCTCATCATCACCCTTGGGGGTGTGGTGGGCCTTGTGGTGTACGGACTGATCTCAGGGATGCTGGCCATGTACTCCGGTTCCATGTGA
- a CDS encoding GspE/PulE family protein: protein MISLYKDRFGGFLVQKGLISQASLERVLSIQKVVPEKTGQLLVREGLLTEDILMQALSEFTRIPLYDGNGASTVSPEILRLVPEKMARRAGVLPLFRNTKNELLLACNGPVPRAMLQNISRLAKGEVRLVLVTERQLRKLQQMAYAKDVDTRIDFRSQSMDLDDLNLVVELLEKILVRAVSQNNVSDIHFEPEMNGFAIRFREDGMLRRVESLPLAMGQKLTSRIKVLANMDIAERRAPQDGSFVFRPSLLKVEMEAVNLRVSVLPVHYGEKAVVRILPPHDEEIRLNAMGMDSESLEKFSRVLKSPHGLILVTGPTGSGKSTTLYGSLQMLRSENTNITTLEDPVELTLRGINQTQVDGGQRMDFASGLRAILRQDPDIIMVGEIRDAATLQVSLRAAITGHLVLSTLHTNDAPSSFSRLMDMGGESFLVAVSVRAILAQRLVRLVCAHCREAKPVTRAELDMLGLRHLSPGVFEVQRSVKPCDLCGGKGYTGRIGLYELLLVDEALREKIMRGATSHEIATVARAGGNYRSLLEDGIEKIKMGLTTPEEILRVTME from the coding sequence ATGATATCCCTGTACAAAGACAGATTCGGGGGCTTTCTTGTCCAGAAGGGCCTGATTTCTCAGGCTAGTCTGGAGCGGGTGCTTTCCATACAGAAGGTGGTTCCGGAAAAGACAGGCCAGCTTCTCGTGCGGGAAGGACTGCTTACGGAAGATATACTCATGCAGGCCCTTTCCGAATTTACCCGCATTCCCCTCTATGACGGCAACGGTGCCTCCACCGTCAGCCCGGAGATACTTCGTCTGGTTCCGGAAAAAATGGCCCGAAGGGCCGGGGTCCTGCCCCTTTTCCGCAACACAAAAAACGAGCTGCTTCTGGCCTGCAACGGCCCCGTTCCCAGGGCCATGTTGCAGAACATCTCCCGCCTTGCCAAAGGGGAAGTCCGGCTGGTGCTGGTTACGGAGCGCCAGCTCAGAAAACTCCAGCAGATGGCCTATGCAAAGGATGTGGATACGCGCATTGATTTCCGCAGCCAGAGCATGGATCTGGACGATCTCAACCTTGTGGTGGAGCTGCTGGAAAAAATACTGGTCCGCGCCGTGAGCCAGAACAATGTATCCGATATTCATTTTGAGCCGGAAATGAACGGATTTGCCATACGGTTCAGGGAAGACGGCATGCTGCGGCGGGTGGAGTCCCTGCCCCTTGCCATGGGCCAGAAGCTCACATCCAGAATCAAGGTGCTGGCCAATATGGACATTGCGGAACGAAGGGCACCCCAGGACGGTTCCTTTGTATTCCGCCCCAGTCTTCTCAAGGTGGAAATGGAGGCCGTAAATCTGCGCGTCTCCGTTCTCCCCGTTCATTACGGAGAAAAGGCTGTTGTCCGTATTCTGCCTCCCCATGATGAAGAAATCCGGCTGAATGCCATGGGCATGGACAGCGAAAGCCTTGAAAAGTTCAGCCGGGTGCTGAAATCACCCCACGGCCTGATTCTGGTAACCGGCCCCACGGGTTCGGGAAAATCCACCACCCTTTACGGCTCCCTCCAGATGCTGCGCTCGGAAAACACCAATATCACCACGCTGGAAGATCCGGTGGAACTCACTCTGAGGGGCATCAACCAGACCCAGGTGGACGGAGGCCAGCGCATGGATTTCGCTTCCGGTCTCCGGGCCATTCTCCGTCAGGATCCCGATATCATCATGGTGGGAGAAATCCGCGACGCAGCAACCCTGCAGGTTTCCCTGCGCGCTGCCATCACAGGCCATCTGGTACTTTCCACCCTGCACACCAATGATGCACCCAGCTCCTTTTCCCGACTCATGGACATGGGGGGGGAATCCTTTCTTGTGGCGGTTTCCGTCAGGGCTATTCTGGCCCAGCGCCTGGTGCGTCTGGTGTGCGCCCACTGCAGGGAGGCCAAACCTGTCACAAGGGCCGAGCTGGACATGCTGGGCCTGCGCCACCTCTCTCCGGGTGTATTTGAAGTACAGCGGTCCGTAAAGCCATGCGATCTCTGCGGAGGTAAAGGATATACCGGCAGGATAGGACTTTATGAGCTTCTTCTTGTGGATGAAGCCCTGAGGGAAAAAATCATGCGCGGTGCCACATCCCATGAAATCGCAACCGTGGCGCGGGCAGGGGGCAACTACCGGAGTCTTCTGGAAGACGGCATAGAAAAAATCAAAATGGGGCTGACCACGCCGGAGGAAATTCTCCGGGTTACCATGGAATAA
- a CDS encoding type IV pilus twitching motility protein PilT, whose translation MSRFTRKQLGLNRAPEYMEDLLRLTVEKDASDLHLTYSEPPVFRIRGDLTPMNCGPYTHDKIHELLMQVMPPRYAKVLEERRSVDFAVSSPDVGRFRFAAYYQRGALSLAIRLLAKGIPDFESLGLPPSVARLATFRDGLVLVTGVTGSGKSTTLAAIIDAINRKDSKNIITVEDPIEYVHQNGKCIVNQRELHTDVLSFPDALRDSLRADPDVILVGEIRDLDTMRTAIMAAETGHLVFSTLHSKDAMSSVNRMVGSFPAGEQAQIRQQLSSTLRAVISQRLLPKTDMTGRAPAVEIMFTTTGIANLIRLGKDDMIYSAIETGQREGMQTMEQSLLSLVKHNIISMETALPAAKNKAIMENRMALCAEMSRSEEKEKECGPPRSWSFSTTTGKEGASRKP comes from the coding sequence ATGAGCCGTTTTACACGGAAGCAGCTGGGCCTTAACAGAGCTCCTGAATATATGGAAGATCTTCTCCGGCTGACGGTGGAAAAGGATGCATCGGACCTTCATCTCACCTATTCCGAGCCGCCGGTTTTCCGCATACGGGGGGACCTCACCCCCATGAACTGTGGACCCTATACCCATGACAAGATCCATGAGCTGCTCATGCAGGTCATGCCCCCCCGCTATGCAAAGGTGCTGGAGGAACGCCGATCCGTGGATTTTGCCGTGAGCAGCCCGGATGTAGGCCGTTTCCGTTTTGCCGCCTATTACCAGAGAGGAGCCCTTTCCCTTGCCATCCGTCTGCTGGCCAAGGGCATTCCGGACTTTGAAAGCCTGGGGCTGCCCCCCAGTGTGGCCAGACTGGCCACCTTCCGGGACGGACTGGTTCTGGTAACCGGCGTGACAGGCTCCGGTAAATCCACCACCCTGGCAGCCATCATAGATGCCATCAACCGCAAGGACAGTAAGAATATCATCACCGTGGAAGACCCCATTGAATATGTGCATCAGAACGGGAAATGCATTGTGAATCAGCGGGAGCTGCACACGGACGTACTGAGCTTTCCCGATGCCCTGAGGGACTCCCTGCGTGCGGACCCGGATGTGATTCTCGTGGGTGAGATCCGGGATCTCGACACCATGCGCACGGCCATCATGGCAGCGGAAACGGGGCATCTGGTCTTTTCCACCCTGCACTCCAAGGATGCCATGTCCAGCGTAAACCGCATGGTGGGTTCCTTCCCCGCCGGAGAACAGGCCCAGATCCGTCAGCAGCTTTCCTCCACCCTCAGGGCCGTCATTTCCCAGAGGTTGCTTCCGAAGACGGATATGACAGGCCGTGCCCCTGCCGTTGAAATCATGTTCACCACAACGGGCATTGCCAACCTGATCCGGCTGGGAAAAGACGACATGATTTACTCCGCCATAGAAACGGGCCAGAGGGAGGGGATGCAGACCATGGAGCAGTCCCTCCTATCCCTTGTGAAGCATAACATCATATCCATGGAAACAGCCCTGCCTGCGGCAAAAAACAAGGCCATCATGGAAAACCGCATGGCACTCTGTGCTGAAATGTCCCGAAGTGAGGAAAAGGAAAAAGAATGCGGCCCTCCGAGATCCTGGTCCTTTTCCACGACCACAGGAAAAGAAGGGGCAAGCAGGAAACCATGA
- a CDS encoding type II secretion system protein GspD: protein MKLKRWSFGIQYAEPFHMCLLLVAFCVAAICFHGCTHVRPAQKEIHAMPSPLLQQGWDTPEIRRPVAREDVRIISRHEPGERNRTFRPGFRHPAGHTPIRELFFQDLPLSIAAELLNELSGINLMLQEDISDKRVRLYLRDVDVAGAVDALLRKNELWFRTDDLITAVMSEEAFAKNMVFQQSEKILAFFMRYTNAQDMAALLATLLEPDVDFRDMSGQSVYGHLEEGSSGASSTSGNNRTGLTENERKQLIHRGVPEEDLRMEEAAGLLGKPIPAIVTVFKKNNAIVVRSSDTTLLQHISGLIRELDTPIRQVLLEVRILRLQLGDSFESFFDLSYGENRKDYSVGASTLSSPGALSATTLASVFSNEHITARLQVFARENRMKTLSSPFLMTADNTAVRFFVGEEVPLRTGVSKETIRGSDVQDLVVFTIDIERRELGTELDIRSFINADRTITMDMAVSMESPNYAVSDITLINDRTGQPVTFPLDGVDKNEFRSILAVPAGNTVVLGGFIRQEDQDYEQKVPFLGDIPLLGYLFKKVERRAIRNETLILVTPHIMAHPDEGGGEVRRFLERSSRSLDTEIRGETP from the coding sequence ATGAAATTAAAACGTTGGAGTTTCGGAATACAATACGCTGAACCGTTCCATATGTGCCTCCTCCTTGTCGCTTTTTGTGTGGCTGCCATCTGCTTCCATGGGTGTACCCATGTGCGTCCGGCTCAAAAGGAGATTCATGCCATGCCATCGCCTTTGTTGCAGCAGGGCTGGGATACGCCGGAAATACGACGGCCTGTTGCCAGAGAGGATGTGCGCATCATCAGCAGACATGAACCGGGAGAGAGGAACCGGACTTTCAGGCCGGGATTCCGCCATCCTGCAGGTCATACCCCCATACGGGAACTTTTTTTTCAGGATCTTCCCCTTTCCATCGCAGCCGAACTTCTCAATGAGCTTTCCGGCATCAACCTCATGCTTCAGGAGGATATCAGCGACAAAAGGGTACGTCTTTATCTGCGGGATGTGGATGTGGCCGGTGCGGTGGATGCCCTTTTACGGAAAAATGAGCTCTGGTTCCGCACAGACGACCTGATAACGGCTGTGATGAGCGAAGAGGCCTTTGCAAAGAACATGGTATTCCAGCAGTCGGAAAAGATACTGGCCTTTTTCATGCGCTACACCAATGCCCAGGACATGGCCGCCCTGCTGGCCACGTTGCTGGAGCCGGATGTGGATTTCAGGGATATGAGCGGCCAGTCTGTATACGGCCATCTGGAAGAGGGAAGCAGCGGTGCTTCCAGTACTTCCGGAAACAACCGGACCGGCCTTACGGAAAACGAACGGAAACAGCTCATCCACAGGGGAGTGCCGGAAGAAGACCTCCGTATGGAAGAGGCCGCAGGTCTTCTCGGCAAACCCATACCTGCCATTGTCACCGTTTTTAAAAAAAATAATGCCATTGTGGTGCGCTCATCGGACACAACCCTTCTCCAGCACATCAGCGGTCTGATCCGGGAACTGGACACACCCATCCGTCAGGTGCTGCTGGAAGTACGCATCCTGCGCCTTCAGCTGGGAGACAGTTTTGAATCCTTTTTTGACCTCAGCTATGGCGAAAACAGAAAGGATTACAGCGTGGGTGCCAGTACACTGAGCAGTCCGGGAGCACTCTCCGCTACCACACTTGCCTCGGTTTTCTCCAATGAGCACATCACCGCCAGATTACAGGTTTTTGCCAGAGAAAATCGCATGAAAACCCTTTCCTCTCCCTTTCTCATGACCGCAGACAATACAGCTGTACGCTTTTTTGTGGGGGAGGAGGTACCCCTGCGCACAGGGGTGAGCAAGGAAACCATCCGGGGCTCAGACGTGCAGGATCTGGTTGTGTTTACTATTGATATAGAGAGGAGGGAACTGGGTACGGAACTGGATATCCGCAGCTTCATCAATGCGGACAGAACCATCACCATGGATATGGCAGTATCCATGGAATCTCCCAATTATGCGGTTTCCGACATCACCCTTATCAATGACAGAACAGGGCAGCCCGTGACCTTTCCTCTGGACGGTGTGGATAAAAATGAATTCCGGTCCATCCTTGCCGTTCCTGCAGGCAATACGGTGGTTCTGGGGGGATTCATCCGTCAGGAGGATCAGGATTATGAACAGAAGGTGCCCTTTCTGGGAGATATTCCCCTTCTGGGCTACCTCTTTAAAAAGGTGGAGCGCAGGGCCATTCGCAATGAAACCCTTATCCTTGTAACCCCCCATATCATGGCACATCCCGATGAGGGAGGAGGGGAGGTGCGGCGTTTCCTTGAAAGAAGCAGCCGCAGTCTGGATACGGAAATACGGGGAGAAACCCCATGA